The region GGGTTTCAGGCGCCTTCTTCCAGAACACCTCGTTCCAGATCTTGATCATCGAGAAAAGCGTCAACAAGCTCACTCCGAGAGCGGCGACGACGATCCCGTATTGCCCGTCGACCAGCCCGGCCCGGATCAGCGCGAGCTTGGCGAAAAACCCCGACGAGGGGGGAATCCCTGCCAGAGAAAGTGCGGCGATCAGGAACAGAGCCGCCAGCCACGGGTGCGGCCCGTAGAGGCCGCCGAGTTTTTTCAGGTCGTAGGTCCCGCGCAGCCGGTAAACAACCCCGCTCACGAGGAACAGGGCGGATTTGGCGAAGATGACGTGCATCATGAAGTAAACCGAGCCGGCCAGCGCCGCCGCGGTGAGCAATCCGAGGCCCATCAACAGGTAACCGATCTGGCTTACGATATGGAAAGCCAGCAGGCGGCGAAATTCGAGCTGCGCCACGGCCCCGAGCACGCCGGTAACCATGGTGAGGCCGCCAACGACGAGAATCCAGGCGTGGGTGTAGCCGGGCTCGCCGACAAACAGCAGCGTGAAAGTGCGGATCAACGAGTACACCCCGACCTTCGTCAAGAGCGCGGAGAAAATCGCCGAAACGGCGACCGGCGGCGTGTGATACGAAGCCGGTAGCCAGAAAAACAACGGGAACGCCGCCGCTTTGATGCCGAAGGCGACGAAAAAAAGCATTGCGACGGTCGTGATCAGGCCCCGATGCGCCGGCTCCTTCAGCTTCACGGACAGATCGGCCATGTTGAGCGTGCCGGCGATTCCGTAAAGAATCCCGACGGCCGCGAGGAACAACGCGGACGAGATGAGATTCAGCGTGACGTACTTGATCGCGCCCTCGAGCTGGGCCTCCTCGCCACCGAGCGCCAGGAGCACGAAGGACGCCATCAGCATCACCTCGAACCAGACGTACAGGTTGAAGAGATCGCCCGTGAGAAAAGCGCCCGATACTCCCATGAGAAGGACCATCAGCAGCGGATAATAGCCAAACGACTCCCGAGGCCGATCCATTTCGGCGAGGGAATACAGCGTGACGCAGAACCCCATAAACCCGGTCACCGCGACCATGATGGCGCTGAACTGGTCCGCCACCAGGGTAATGCCGAAGGGTGCCGGCCAGTCGCCGATCTGGAGCGCGTGAATGCCCCTTTCGCTCACCTGCTTCAACAACGCGAAGGCGGATACCAGTAGCGCGGACGCGCCGGTCATCGCCATCCATCGGTGCACGCGACGGCTGCGCCAGGCCAGGAGCGAGGCGACGGCAGTGAGCAGCGGGATCAGGACTGGAAGCACGAGCAGAAGAGTCACGTGTCGGTTCCTTTCATCCGATCCAGGTCGTCCGCGCCAACGATCTGATGGGCTCGATAGGCGAGCACCATCGAAAAAGCCAACACGCCGAATCCGATGACGATGGCCGTCA is a window of Candidatus Zixiibacteriota bacterium DNA encoding:
- a CDS encoding Na+/H+ antiporter subunit D; this translates as MTLLLVLPVLIPLLTAVASLLAWRSRRVHRWMAMTGASALLVSAFALLKQVSERGIHALQIGDWPAPFGITLVADQFSAIMVAVTGFMGFCVTLYSLAEMDRPRESFGYYPLLMVLLMGVSGAFLTGDLFNLYVWFEVMLMASFVLLALGGEEAQLEGAIKYVTLNLISSALFLAAVGILYGIAGTLNMADLSVKLKEPAHRGLITTVAMLFFVAFGIKAAAFPLFFWLPASYHTPPVAVSAIFSALLTKVGVYSLIRTFTLLFVGEPGYTHAWILVVGGLTMVTGVLGAVAQLEFRRLLAFHIVSQIGYLLMGLGLLTAAALAGSVYFMMHVIFAKSALFLVSGVVYRLRGTYDLKKLGGLYGPHPWLAALFLIAALSLAGIPPSSGFFAKLALIRAGLVDGQYGIVVAALGVSLLTLFSMIKIWNEVFWKKAPETRSGGSPGDTRDRRVSPLSAASIVLVCAAIVAMGLAAEIFLSLAVEAGRQLMEPDAYVRAVLGEGR